Proteins found in one Paenibacillus dendritiformis genomic segment:
- the cas8c gene encoding type I-C CRISPR-associated protein Cas8c/Csd1, with the protein MSWLQQLYETYESNLDRVGVVEKRHNGQEFTLLPISHTTQTAHIEVRVTEDGEFHSAIVVDKSDASTLIPCTEDSSSRSGTAVFPYPLHDKLSYVAGDYINYGGQAKKADQFKAYIEKLEEWALSPFRHPHVASIFKYLNKKRLVRDLVEKENLLSLDGNGCLLGKWDKKYGDEKPPLFGVLNGEQESAFIRFTVYSPVRPLKEVWKDPEVYDSFIRYYNSKLGNNKLCYVTGQLVPGTDKHANKIRNPADKAKLISASDTSGFTFRGRFSSSQEAAGISYEVSQKAHNALKWLINRQGKIIDGRVFLVWSNDAVDVPAPGEDTFALFPEQSAAHKRESFTSEGLARDIGSALAGYGAGQKLSITNPAVNLLILDSATTGRMAVLYYRNLDKKHYFDKLVEWHSSCVWLHRYRKDENGDYVQFFGVPATKDIAYAAYGTSASDKLVKGLMERMLPCMVDGVRIPVDIVNSVVRRASNPVAMEKWEWEKTLSIACALVNKVYEKEGFQVALDKENTDRSYLFGRLLAVADILERRALGSEETRATNAIRYMNSFAQHPERTWRVIQAGLQPYQARLGAKCTDLTKLMDEILSKFKYEDFNDKPLSGKYLLGLSSQRHDFFQGKKKEENQTKQSNEGENQS; encoded by the coding sequence ATGAGCTGGTTGCAGCAATTATATGAGACGTATGAGTCGAACCTGGATCGGGTCGGGGTTGTCGAGAAGAGGCATAACGGGCAGGAATTTACGCTGCTTCCGATTTCTCATACGACACAGACGGCACATATTGAAGTTCGTGTTACGGAAGACGGGGAATTCCATTCAGCCATCGTCGTTGACAAGAGCGATGCCAGTACGTTGATTCCTTGCACAGAGGACTCCTCCAGCCGTTCGGGGACTGCCGTATTTCCTTATCCGCTGCATGATAAGTTAAGCTATGTGGCTGGAGACTACATTAACTATGGCGGACAAGCCAAGAAAGCGGATCAGTTCAAAGCCTATATCGAAAAGCTGGAAGAATGGGCTTTATCGCCATTTCGCCATCCTCATGTCGCCAGTATCTTTAAGTACCTGAATAAAAAAAGACTCGTTCGCGATCTGGTTGAAAAAGAGAACCTGTTGTCTCTAGATGGGAACGGTTGTCTGCTTGGCAAATGGGATAAAAAATACGGTGACGAGAAACCACCGCTGTTTGGCGTGCTCAATGGCGAGCAAGAAAGCGCATTCATTCGTTTTACGGTCTACTCCCCGGTTCGGCCGCTGAAGGAAGTGTGGAAAGATCCGGAGGTCTATGATTCGTTCATCCGCTACTATAACAGTAAGCTGGGCAACAACAAACTGTGTTATGTGACGGGGCAATTGGTGCCAGGTACGGACAAGCATGCGAACAAAATACGAAATCCGGCAGACAAAGCGAAGTTGATCTCGGCCAGCGATACAAGCGGCTTTACGTTCCGCGGCCGGTTCAGCAGCAGCCAGGAAGCGGCGGGCATTAGCTATGAGGTATCGCAAAAAGCACATAATGCGCTGAAATGGCTGATTAACCGCCAAGGGAAAATCATTGATGGGCGCGTCTTTCTCGTTTGGTCGAACGACGCGGTAGACGTGCCGGCTCCCGGAGAAGATACCTTCGCTCTCTTTCCGGAACAATCCGCTGCGCACAAAAGGGAGTCTTTTACGAGCGAAGGGTTGGCGCGGGACATTGGGAGCGCTCTGGCCGGGTATGGAGCAGGACAGAAGCTGTCGATTACGAATCCCGCTGTGAACCTGTTGATTCTTGATTCTGCCACGACCGGGCGTATGGCTGTGCTATATTATCGCAATCTGGACAAGAAGCATTACTTTGACAAGCTGGTGGAATGGCATTCCAGTTGTGTATGGCTACACCGTTACCGTAAAGATGAGAATGGCGACTATGTTCAATTTTTCGGCGTGCCGGCGACGAAAGATATTGCTTATGCTGCTTACGGAACATCAGCCAGCGACAAGCTCGTAAAAGGGCTGATGGAACGCATGCTGCCGTGCATGGTAGACGGCGTCCGAATTCCGGTGGATATTGTGAATAGCGTCGTTCGCCGCGCGTCCAATCCGGTGGCGATGGAGAAGTGGGAATGGGAGAAGACGCTGAGCATTGCTTGCGCGTTAGTCAATAAAGTTTATGAGAAGGAGGGGTTCCAGGTGGCGCTGGACAAGGAGAATACGGACCGAAGCTATTTGTTTGGGAGATTGCTGGCGGTGGCTGATATTTTGGAACGGCGTGCGCTAGGTTCAGAAGAGACGCGCGCAACGAATGCGATTCGCTATATGAACTCGTTTGCCCAGCATCCGGAGCGGACGTGGAGGGTGATTCAAGCGGGCTTGCAGCCGTATCAGGCGCGATTGGGCGCGAAATGCACGGATCTGACGAAACTAATGGATGAGATTCTATCCAAATTCAAATATGAAGACTTTAATGACAAGCCTTTATCCGGAAAGTATTTGCTGGGACTCTCCAGCCAAAGACATGACTTTTTCCAAGGAAAGAAGAAGGAAGAAAATCAAACCAAACAATCCAACGAAGGAGAGAATCAATCATGA
- the cas5c gene encoding type I-C CRISPR-associated protein Cas5c has translation MRNSIEFEVFGTYALFTDPLTKLGGEKMSYPVPTFQALKGIVESIYWKPTILFVVDAVRVMNPIRMESKGVRPLDYGGGNTLAYYSYLKDVRYQCRAHFVFNPNRPDLEYDRNEHKHYSILKRSLRAGGRRDIFLGARECQGYVEPCEFGEGKGFYDDYGDLHFGTMVHGINYPDETGRKQMETRLWNPVMKNGVIEFIKPEQCTLVRPVAEMEPKTFTAGEIEAVEELEARLEAEGSR, from the coding sequence ATACGCAACAGCATTGAGTTCGAAGTGTTCGGGACTTACGCGTTGTTTACGGATCCCTTAACGAAACTGGGCGGGGAGAAGATGTCATATCCAGTCCCGACCTTTCAGGCGCTAAAAGGAATAGTTGAATCCATTTACTGGAAACCAACAATATTATTTGTTGTGGATGCCGTTCGCGTCATGAATCCGATTCGAATGGAGTCCAAAGGGGTTCGCCCGCTTGACTACGGCGGCGGCAACACGCTTGCGTACTATTCCTATTTGAAGGATGTTCGCTATCAATGCCGGGCTCATTTCGTGTTCAACCCGAACCGGCCGGATCTGGAATATGATCGTAACGAGCACAAGCATTATAGCATATTGAAGCGCTCCTTGCGGGCGGGAGGACGTCGGGATATTTTCCTAGGAGCAAGAGAATGCCAAGGTTATGTGGAGCCATGCGAGTTTGGCGAAGGAAAAGGCTTCTACGATGATTATGGGGATCTCCATTTTGGCACGATGGTACACGGCATTAATTATCCGGATGAGACGGGCAGGAAGCAGATGGAGACACGGCTATGGAATCCGGTTATGAAAAATGGTGTCATTGAATTTATTAAACCGGAACAATGTACGCTTGTTCGTCCCGTGGCTGAGATGGAACCGAAGACGTTCACGGCCGGGGAGATCGAGGCGGTTGAGGAACTGGAGGCCCGGCTGGAAGCGGAGGGAAGCCGATGA
- a CDS encoding helix-turn-helix transcriptional regulator, with protein sequence MSNRMIRLMKMVIAIQANPGISAQELADKCEASERTIYRDLRTLDLVVPITNDGYGTGYRFIGNFAMYPLNFTEEEEMVFSVLPSMLDNSKLSPLFDSAYDKVMATHVKEKQKRREVMEDFTNLIQMGTPAYRADRDSPNYLLSVMEAIIAQKTLRAVYHTQSRNTVTEREIDPYCLVPREQRFYLIGYCHRKQDILMFRMSRFHLVEMTTKNFDKGDFDIHHYMKHTWSVHRGYSLITFKVKFQPDVARYIKEEEMFVRPKMTDLPDGSLLFEATVNHEQGFLNWLAQYGPSAEILEPVSIRKQFIERLRRWMEVYN encoded by the coding sequence ATGTCGAATAGAATGATTCGGCTCATGAAAATGGTCATAGCCATACAGGCGAACCCTGGCATATCGGCGCAGGAGCTGGCCGACAAATGTGAAGCTTCGGAGCGAACCATATATCGGGATCTGCGAACACTAGATCTTGTCGTGCCTATAACGAATGATGGATACGGAACAGGATATCGCTTTATAGGCAACTTCGCGATGTATCCGCTTAATTTTACAGAAGAAGAGGAGATGGTCTTCTCCGTCCTCCCTTCCATGTTGGATAATAGCAAGCTGTCTCCCCTGTTCGATTCGGCATACGATAAAGTCATGGCGACGCATGTTAAGGAAAAGCAAAAACGCAGGGAAGTAATGGAGGACTTCACGAATCTGATTCAGATGGGGACCCCTGCTTACAGGGCAGATCGTGATAGTCCAAATTACCTGCTCTCTGTTATGGAAGCGATTATCGCTCAGAAGACACTTCGTGCAGTATACCATACTCAAAGTCGCAATACAGTGACAGAGCGAGAGATTGATCCGTACTGTCTTGTGCCTCGTGAGCAACGCTTCTATTTAATCGGGTATTGTCATCGGAAGCAGGACATTTTGATGTTCCGCATGAGCCGGTTTCACCTCGTCGAAATGACGACTAAAAACTTCGACAAAGGCGACTTCGACATCCACCACTATATGAAGCATACCTGGTCGGTCCATCGGGGCTACTCGCTTATTACGTTCAAGGTCAAATTTCAGCCCGATGTGGCCAGGTATATCAAGGAAGAGGAGATGTTCGTGCGCCCCAAAATGACGGACTTGCCCGATGGAAGCTTATTGTTCGAAGCGACAGTCAACCATGAGCAAGGCTTCCTGAATTGGCTCGCCCAGTATGGCCCGTCTGCCGAAATTCTGGAACCGGTATCGATAAGGAAGCAGTTCATCGAGCGATTACGGCGTTGGATGGAGGTGTATAACTAA
- a CDS encoding ADP-ribosylglycohydrolase family protein yields the protein MKAMLDKYKGCLVGLAAGDALETTVEFRSPGTFVPVTDMVGGGVFHLQPGQWTDDT from the coding sequence ATGAAAGCGATGCTAGACAAGTATAAAGGATGCCTAGTCGGGCTGGCTGCAGGAGACGCGTTAGAGACTACGGTGGAATTCCGTTCCCCGGGAACTTTTGTTCCGGTAACGGATATGGTGGGAGGCGGCGTATTTCATCTGCAGCCCGGTCAGTGGACGGACGATACTTAG
- the cas2 gene encoding CRISPR-associated endonuclease Cas2: protein MLVLITYDVSTTSIAGQRRLRKVAKLCQNYGQRVQNSVFECNVDAAQFASLKIQLIDMIDEKEDSLRFYQLGNNYKSKVEHIGVKASIDMEGTLIF, encoded by the coding sequence TTGTTGGTACTAATCACTTATGATGTCAGCACGACCAGCATTGCCGGGCAGCGCAGGTTACGTAAAGTCGCAAAGTTATGCCAAAATTATGGTCAGAGAGTGCAAAACTCTGTTTTTGAATGCAATGTAGACGCAGCTCAATTCGCCAGCTTGAAGATCCAACTTATCGATATGATTGATGAAAAGGAAGACAGCCTGCGATTTTATCAATTAGGAAACAACTACAAAAGCAAGGTGGAGCATATTGGCGTGAAGGCATCGATCGATATGGAAGGGACCCTAATTTTCTAG
- the cas7c gene encoding type I-C CRISPR-associated protein Cas7/Csd2: protein MTILDHKIDFAVVFSVTKANPNGDPLNGNRPRQNYDGHGEVSDVALKRKIRNRLQDLGEPIFVQSNDRNDDQLKSLRERAEANEALAKILKQKDGSGEEFAKIACDQWIDVRSFGQVFAFKGSGDKGVSVGVRGPVSIHTATSVDPIDITSMQITKSVNSEPGKERGSDTMGMKHRVDFGVYVFYGSINTQLAEKTGFTIEDAEKIKQALVTLFENDASSARPEGSMEVHKVYWWEHSSKLGQYSSAKVHRSLHVSKNKEEAKAFQDYDIALDELEGLKVEIIDGL, encoded by the coding sequence ATGACCATTCTCGATCATAAAATTGATTTTGCTGTTGTATTTTCTGTGACCAAAGCCAATCCGAACGGCGATCCGTTAAACGGCAACCGGCCGCGTCAGAACTATGACGGCCACGGTGAAGTGTCAGATGTGGCGTTGAAGCGGAAAATTAGAAACCGGCTGCAAGATCTCGGCGAGCCTATTTTTGTCCAATCCAATGATAGAAATGATGATCAGCTCAAAAGTTTGCGCGAGCGGGCGGAAGCAAATGAGGCACTGGCGAAAATATTAAAACAAAAAGACGGTTCCGGCGAAGAGTTCGCGAAAATCGCTTGCGACCAGTGGATCGATGTCCGCAGCTTCGGCCAGGTGTTTGCCTTCAAGGGCAGTGGAGATAAAGGGGTATCTGTCGGCGTGCGCGGTCCGGTGTCGATACATACGGCAACGAGCGTTGATCCGATTGATATTACGAGTATGCAAATTACGAAGAGCGTCAACTCGGAGCCAGGCAAGGAGAGAGGCTCGGATACGATGGGGATGAAGCACCGCGTGGACTTCGGCGTGTACGTATTTTATGGCAGCATCAATACGCAGTTGGCGGAAAAGACAGGATTCACTATTGAAGACGCGGAGAAAATCAAGCAAGCGCTTGTGACGCTATTCGAAAACGACGCGTCTTCCGCCAGACCGGAAGGAAGTATGGAAGTCCACAAGGTGTATTGGTGGGAGCATAGCTCCAAGCTGGGCCAGTATTCATCCGCAAAGGTGCATCGCTCCCTGCATGTCAGCAAAAATAAGGAAGAAGCGAAAGCGTTCCAGGATTATGATATTGCGTTGGACGAGTTGGAAGGCTTGAAGGTAGAGATCATCGATGGCCTATAA
- a CDS encoding CRISPR-associated helicase/endonuclease Cas3 has translation MQSIAHIRVSDMKVQTVERHLLEVKTLAEEYGKKLNIPHVTGLAGMLHDMGKYTEKFRTYILAAVSGAEDRLRRGDVDHSTAGGRLLYKRFHNYSKEPYKVILAEVVGNAIISHHSYLKDFLSPDLESPYLRRVACKKLEEFDQSVEAFFTLVMSEQEFQRYVDQAAAEVEQFLVRVPAKSMELKLMFLTKFVFSALIDADRTNTRWFELGEPNEPEQNVTALFQGYYDKLMAQLHSFEENKDADTPIARLRSEMSELCERFAAKPSSIYTLSIPTGGGKTLASLRYALKHALTYDKKRIIYVVPFTTIIEQNAATVREILQDEANILEHHSNVVEVEMEEDDEEQDGLALTARQKANLAKDNWDAPIIFTTMVQFLNVFFAHGSRNIRRLHNLCEAVIIFDEVQKVPTHCVSLFNQALNFLKEYGGSSIVLCTATQPALQFVEQRLDMPEDAEMISNLDKVIDAFKRVDLIDKATERPWSTEDLASFVRDTVQEAGNILVILNTKSVVKSLYERLQAMQEQHQFGEEIFLYHLSTSMCAAHRFAILEKVRAHLEAEEKVICVSTQLIEAGVDVSFNCVVRSLAGLDSIAQAAGRCNRHGKDEMRNVYIIDHAEENLKHLKEIQIGKELTRAMLVDMERDAKAHGGQLLSQQAMEFYFQKFYMRLEADLNNFVPKLRKNMTDLLYAGRYETDSYFQAYRKKKEEEKAKDTWLPLVLANSYGTAAKYFHVIDDYTRAVIVPYGEGGKKVIADLNGSGTIDDLTRLLKRAQQFTVNLYEHDLRQLDRSGGLESCLDGKVLVLKEGAYSEHFGVDLSSDSAMGFLGCF, from the coding sequence ATGCAATCAATTGCTCATATTCGGGTGAGTGATATGAAGGTGCAAACCGTGGAACGGCATTTGCTGGAAGTGAAGACGCTGGCGGAAGAGTACGGTAAGAAATTGAATATTCCTCATGTCACCGGGCTGGCTGGCATGCTGCATGATATGGGGAAATATACGGAGAAGTTCAGGACATACATATTGGCGGCTGTGAGCGGAGCCGAGGATCGGCTGCGTCGGGGGGACGTTGATCATTCTACGGCGGGTGGCAGGCTTCTTTACAAGCGCTTTCATAATTATAGTAAAGAACCCTATAAAGTGATTTTGGCAGAGGTTGTCGGCAACGCAATTATATCGCATCATTCCTACTTGAAAGATTTTTTGAGTCCAGATTTGGAATCTCCTTACTTGAGACGGGTTGCTTGCAAAAAGTTGGAGGAGTTTGATCAGAGCGTCGAAGCCTTTTTTACACTTGTCATGAGCGAGCAGGAGTTCCAGAGATATGTGGATCAGGCGGCTGCAGAAGTGGAACAATTTCTGGTCAGAGTGCCTGCCAAGAGTATGGAACTGAAGCTGATGTTCCTGACCAAGTTCGTGTTCAGTGCATTAATTGATGCCGATCGAACGAACACGAGATGGTTTGAATTGGGGGAGCCGAACGAGCCCGAACAGAACGTGACGGCATTGTTTCAAGGATACTATGACAAGCTGATGGCGCAACTTCATTCTTTCGAGGAAAATAAAGACGCTGATACGCCAATTGCTCGGTTGCGGAGCGAAATGTCCGAGTTATGCGAACGTTTTGCCGCGAAGCCGTCTTCTATTTATACGTTGTCGATTCCTACCGGGGGCGGCAAGACGCTGGCCAGCTTGAGGTATGCCTTGAAGCATGCTTTAACCTATGACAAAAAACGGATTATTTATGTCGTCCCTTTTACGACGATTATTGAGCAGAACGCTGCCACGGTGCGGGAAATATTGCAGGATGAAGCGAATATTCTGGAGCATCATTCCAACGTCGTGGAAGTGGAGATGGAGGAAGACGACGAGGAGCAGGACGGGCTGGCGCTGACTGCGCGGCAAAAGGCGAACCTGGCTAAAGACAACTGGGATGCGCCGATTATTTTTACGACGATGGTACAATTCCTGAACGTGTTTTTCGCCCATGGAAGCAGGAACATACGGAGACTCCATAACTTGTGTGAAGCCGTAATAATATTTGACGAGGTGCAGAAGGTTCCGACGCATTGCGTATCTCTGTTTAATCAGGCGCTGAACTTTTTGAAGGAGTATGGGGGCTCCAGTATCGTGCTGTGCACGGCGACGCAGCCAGCGCTGCAGTTCGTGGAGCAGAGGCTGGACATGCCAGAGGACGCTGAGATGATAAGTAATCTCGATAAAGTAATTGATGCGTTCAAGCGTGTTGATTTGATCGATAAAGCTACCGAGCGGCCCTGGAGCACGGAAGACTTGGCATCCTTTGTCCGGGACACCGTTCAGGAAGCAGGCAATATTCTGGTCATCTTGAATACGAAATCGGTCGTTAAGTCGTTGTATGAGCGGTTGCAGGCGATGCAGGAACAACATCAGTTCGGCGAGGAAATCTTTTTGTATCATTTGAGCACGTCGATGTGTGCCGCTCACCGGTTTGCCATTTTAGAAAAAGTAAGGGCGCATCTTGAAGCAGAGGAAAAAGTGATTTGCGTCAGCACACAGTTGATTGAAGCGGGCGTTGATGTCAGCTTCAACTGTGTTGTACGTTCCCTGGCCGGGTTGGATTCGATTGCGCAGGCGGCGGGACGGTGCAACCGGCATGGGAAGGATGAGATGCGGAACGTCTACATTATCGATCATGCGGAAGAGAATCTGAAGCATTTGAAGGAGATTCAAATCGGCAAGGAACTGACACGCGCGATGCTTGTCGATATGGAGCGGGATGCGAAGGCGCATGGCGGCCAGTTGCTGTCGCAGCAGGCGATGGAATTTTATTTTCAGAAGTTCTATATGAGGCTGGAAGCGGATTTGAATAATTTTGTGCCTAAGCTGCGCAAAAATATGACGGACTTACTATATGCCGGACGGTATGAAACGGACAGCTATTTCCAGGCCTATCGCAAGAAGAAGGAAGAGGAGAAGGCGAAGGACACATGGCTGCCGCTAGTTCTCGCTAATAGCTATGGCACCGCCGCGAAATATTTTCATGTTATTGACGATTATACCCGCGCTGTGATTGTTCCCTATGGAGAGGGAGGTAAAAAAGTGATTGCTGACCTGAACGGGAGCGGCACGATCGATGATTTGACGCGTCTGCTGAAGCGGGCGCAGCAGTTCACGGTCAACCTGTATGAACATGATCTTCGCCAGTTGGATCGCAGTGGTGGATTGGAGAGCTGTCTGGACGGAAAAGTGCTCGTGTTAAAAGAGGGAGCCTACAGCGAGCATTTTGGCGTGGATCTGAGCAGCGACAGCGCGATGGGATTTTTGGGTTGTTTTTAG
- the cas1c gene encoding type I-C CRISPR-associated endonuclease Cas1c, translated as MKRLLNTLYVNQPDVYMALDGDNIVLLKGEEKLGRLPLHNLEAIVAFGYTGASPALMGYCADRNIAITFMTVTGRFLARVIGQSKGNVVLRKKQYLVSEDESLSAQIARNFIVGKIYNHKWMIERMTRDYPLRINVDQFKEISAQLSSLMREVRACEDLERLRGLEGQAAVSYNKAFGQMILQQTDDFYFHSRSRRPPLDNVNAMLSLAYTLLANDMASALEAVGLDAYVGFLHRDRPGRASLALDVMEELRGIYADRFVLTLINKKIVNKDDFYKKENGAVLMTDEARKRFLQAWQDKKQEKIVHPYLGEKISWGLVPHAQALLLARHLRDDLDEYPPFLWK; from the coding sequence ATGAAGCGTCTCCTTAACACGTTATATGTAAACCAGCCGGACGTTTATATGGCATTGGACGGGGACAATATTGTGCTGCTGAAGGGAGAAGAGAAGCTGGGCCGTCTTCCGTTGCACAATCTGGAAGCTATCGTCGCTTTCGGTTATACAGGAGCAAGTCCTGCATTGATGGGGTATTGTGCAGATCGGAATATTGCGATCACTTTTATGACGGTGACCGGCAGATTTCTGGCCAGGGTCATTGGACAGAGCAAAGGAAATGTAGTGCTGCGGAAAAAGCAATACCTTGTCTCTGAGGATGAGAGCTTGTCCGCGCAAATTGCACGCAATTTTATTGTCGGCAAAATTTATAACCATAAGTGGATGATTGAGCGGATGACGCGAGACTACCCGCTGCGAATCAATGTTGATCAGTTCAAGGAGATTTCCGCGCAGTTATCGTCCCTCATGCGGGAAGTACGGGCTTGTGAAGATCTGGAACGTCTGCGAGGCTTAGAAGGACAAGCTGCAGTCAGTTACAATAAGGCTTTTGGCCAAATGATTCTGCAACAGACAGACGATTTTTACTTTCATTCCCGTTCACGCAGGCCGCCGCTGGACAATGTAAATGCGATGTTGTCGCTTGCGTACACATTGTTGGCAAATGATATGGCCTCCGCATTGGAAGCGGTCGGGCTGGATGCTTACGTCGGATTTTTGCATCGCGATCGTCCGGGGCGGGCTTCACTTGCTCTGGACGTGATGGAAGAGCTGCGGGGAATCTATGCGGACAGATTTGTTCTCACCTTGATTAATAAAAAAATTGTGAACAAGGATGATTTTTACAAGAAGGAAAACGGCGCTGTCTTGATGACAGATGAGGCGAGAAAAAGATTTTTGCAGGCATGGCAAGATAAGAAACAAGAAAAGATTGTGCATCCCTATCTGGGAGAGAAAATCAGTTGGGGGCTTGTCCCGCATGCCCAGGCCCTGTTGCTAGCTCGTCATTTGCGTGATGATCTAGATGAGTACCCTCCATTTCTCTGGAAGTAG
- a CDS encoding PH domain-containing protein codes for MRTIHRQHPIKIAVHLYRTIRYMIIPYALLLFKEIKAGTGQQPYWVYGVAVVIGLSILLWSIISWWKDSYQIGESEIVIQRGVLITTQRTIPLERITNISIEQTWTDRLVGSATAELHTSDSNEEADARLVLTQRNADMLLAGINRPMSRVSNQAKPNWVLQPKDILMRAISSNSFWLGVPLCLTIVTYVWDWLEPSTEEVSMVRFFQDGWKEFLTTEFIPVLLALLGIIALCVFTSWLLSLVMMQIRYHKWSVIQDSAYIHIQYGWYERKSTSLHTVKIQSIRVKEQLFSRYFGYVSIWMDCVGYAGEKKVKLLLPAIHRSEMHAALEMLLPEFTIVNPQRHLPAGKAMYFVWIPVIAVSLVILVSAILAPWAWLMLPFAAALFWRGSRKYSGTLWDVHGNQSVIAKPGLTRTTVYVQRQAIQSITCRQTWIQCLFGIFQIELLIDSPSKAKEYVFIGASHEDVQQLLKWYKNTDNSKCPYTFNKEEVI; via the coding sequence ATGCGTACAATCCATAGACAACATCCGATCAAGATTGCCGTACATTTGTATCGAACGATCCGCTATATGATCATCCCCTATGCTCTCTTGTTATTTAAGGAGATCAAGGCCGGCACAGGTCAACAGCCTTATTGGGTATATGGGGTGGCAGTCGTCATTGGTCTATCTATCTTGCTGTGGTCTATTATTTCCTGGTGGAAGGACTCTTATCAGATTGGGGAATCTGAGATCGTCATTCAAAGAGGAGTCCTTATCACCACCCAACGGACAATTCCGCTGGAGCGAATAACGAATATATCGATAGAACAGACTTGGACCGATCGACTAGTAGGTTCGGCGACTGCCGAATTGCACACTTCAGATTCGAACGAAGAGGCTGATGCCAGGCTCGTGTTGACTCAACGCAACGCAGATATGCTCCTTGCCGGAATTAATCGACCGATGTCGCGTGTCTCGAATCAAGCGAAGCCGAATTGGGTCCTTCAACCCAAGGATATTTTGATGAGGGCGATTAGTTCCAATTCGTTCTGGCTGGGGGTTCCCCTATGTCTCACTATCGTAACGTATGTATGGGATTGGCTTGAACCAAGCACGGAAGAAGTAAGCATGGTCCGTTTTTTTCAAGATGGATGGAAAGAATTTTTGACGACGGAGTTTATACCCGTTCTGCTTGCGCTTCTTGGCATTATTGCCTTGTGCGTATTCACGTCCTGGTTGTTGTCCTTGGTCATGATGCAAATTCGTTATCACAAATGGTCCGTTATCCAAGACAGTGCCTATATTCATATCCAGTACGGATGGTATGAGAGGAAATCAACCTCCCTCCATACTGTGAAGATTCAGTCGATCCGGGTCAAGGAGCAGTTGTTCAGCCGTTATTTTGGTTATGTGTCCATCTGGATGGATTGCGTTGGGTATGCAGGGGAGAAGAAGGTGAAACTGCTGCTGCCCGCGATCCACAGGTCAGAGATGCATGCTGCATTGGAGATGCTGTTGCCCGAATTTACCATCGTGAACCCGCAGCGTCATTTACCAGCCGGAAAGGCGATGTATTTTGTGTGGATTCCCGTCATTGCTGTAAGCCTTGTCATCTTAGTCTCCGCAATTTTGGCCCCGTGGGCATGGTTGATGCTCCCGTTCGCGGCAGCGTTATTTTGGCGGGGGAGCCGAAAATATTCGGGAACGCTATGGGACGTTCATGGCAATCAATCTGTGATCGCGAAGCCGGGTCTTACGCGAACTACAGTCTATGTACAGCGCCAAGCGATCCAATCGATAACTTGTCGTCAAACTTGGATCCAATGCCTATTTGGCATTTTCCAGATTGAACTCTTGATAGATTCGCCATCGAAAGCGAAGGAATACGTATTTATCGGCGCATCCCATGAGGATGTACAGCAGTTATTAAAATGGTATAAAAATACAGACAATTCCAAGTGCCCATACACTTTTAACAAGGAAGAGGTTATTTAG
- the cas4 gene encoding CRISPR-associated protein Cas4 — MAYNDEDSYLMLSGIQHFQFCKRQWALIHIEQQWEENVKTIEGQHLHRNADQPFTREKRGDRLVVRAMSVKSHELKLTGVCDVVEFVQDSRGVQINGAEGKYMAYPVEYKRGKPKTDESDVLQLAAQAVCLEEMLLCDVQTGYIFYQELKRRIEVPITDEVKRRVRAVAAEMQDYFKRNHTPKVKTGPFCKNCSLQSICLPALMNKRTVKSYIEGKIKDEASP, encoded by the coding sequence ATGGCCTATAATGATGAGGATAGCTATTTAATGCTATCGGGCATCCAGCATTTTCAATTCTGCAAGCGGCAGTGGGCGTTGATTCACATTGAACAGCAGTGGGAAGAGAATGTGAAGACGATTGAAGGGCAGCATCTTCATCGTAATGCGGATCAACCGTTCACAAGAGAAAAGCGCGGCGACAGACTTGTCGTCCGCGCTATGTCTGTTAAGTCGCATGAATTGAAGTTGACGGGCGTCTGTGATGTGGTAGAGTTCGTGCAAGATAGTCGCGGAGTGCAGATTAACGGAGCTGAGGGCAAGTATATGGCTTATCCGGTGGAGTATAAACGGGGCAAGCCGAAGACCGATGAATCGGATGTGCTGCAATTAGCGGCCCAGGCGGTCTGTCTGGAAGAAATGTTGTTGTGCGATGTGCAGACCGGATATATTTTCTATCAAGAATTGAAGCGCCGTATCGAAGTGCCGATTACAGATGAGGTAAAACGAAGGGTCAGAGCGGTTGCGGCGGAGATGCAAGATTATTTTAAGCGCAACCATACGCCGAAAGTAAAAACAGGGCCATTTTGCAAAAACTGCTCGCTGCAATCCATCTGCCTGCCGGCCTTGATGAACAAACGGACGGTAAAAAGTTATATTGAGGGGAAGATCAAAGATGAAGCGTCTCCTTAA